The following are encoded together in the Lathyrus oleraceus cultivar Zhongwan6 chromosome 3, CAAS_Psat_ZW6_1.0, whole genome shotgun sequence genome:
- the LOC127127982 gene encoding cytochrome P450 81E8 translates to MTAFFISLISLFFLIITLKLFFHTTTRFKNLPPGPPFLPIIGNLHQLKQPLHHTFQTLSRKHGQIFSLWFGSHLVVVVSSLKTVQECFTKHDIVLANRPHFLTGKYISYNNTTIAVAPYGDHWRNLRRIVTTELLSSHRLNSFLEIRRDEIMRLIQKLAQVSYNDFLEVELTSMFSEMTFNIIMRMMSGKRYYGDDCDVSDIEEARLFREIVKEIVSLGGANNIGNFLEFLRWFDFDGFEKRLKKISKKADSFLQGLIDEHRFGKRNSNTMIDHLLKQQHSQPEYYTDQIIKGLIMVMLLAGTDTSSVTLEWAISNLLNNPNILKKAKDEIDTHMGQDHLVDEHDISKLSYLQSIVYETLRLHPAAPLLMPHFSSEDFTIEKYNIPKNTILMVNSWAIHRDPKLWVDPICFKPERFEKEGETNKLLSFGMGRRACPGTNLAQRTVSLTLGLLIQCFEWKRIGKEKIDMTEGKGITVAKKIPLKVMCKLCHPLKIKDAF, encoded by the exons ATGACCGCTTTCTTTATCTCACTCATCTCTCTATTTTTCCTTATCATCACATTGAAGCTCTTCTTCCACACAACAACAAGGTTCAAGAACCTTCCACCGGGCCCACCGTTTCTTCCAATAATTGGAAACCTACACCAACTCAAACAACCACTCCATCATACTTTCCAAACCTTATCACGAAAACATGGACAAATCTTTTCTCTCTGGTTTGGTTCTCATCTCGTTGTTGTTGTTTCATCATTGAAAACAGTACAAGAATGCTTTACCAAACACGACATCGTTTTAGCAAACCGACCTCATTTCTTAACCGGGAAATATATTAGCTACAACAACACCACAATAGCAGTAGCACCTTATGGTGACCATTGGCGCAATCTTCGTCGTATAGTAACAACCGAGCTACTCTCATCTCACCGTTTAAATTCCTTCTTGGAAATACGAAGAGATGAGATTATGAGACTAATACAAAAGTTAGCACAAGTGTCATACAATGATTTTTTAGAAGTTGAACTTACGTCAATGTTTTCAGAAATGACATTCAACATCATCATGAGAATGATGTCAGGGAAACGATACTATGGTGATGATTGTGACGTGAGTGATATTGAGGAAGCAAGGTTGTTTAGAGAGATAGTTAAAGAAATTGTGAGTTTAGGAGGAGCTAACAACATTGGTAATTTTTTAGAGTTTTTAAGATGGTTTGATTTTGATGGTTTCGAGAAGAGGCTTAAGAAGATAAGTAAGAAAGCTGATTCATTTTTACAAGGACTCATTGACGAACATAGATTTGGAAAGAGGAACAGTAATACTATGATAGATCATCTCTTAAAACAGCAACATTCACAACCTGAATATTATACGGACCAAATCATCAAAGGACTTATTATG GTTATGCTACTTGCAGGAACCGACACATCATCTGTAACCCTGGAATGGGCTATATCCAATTTATTAAATAATCCAAATATATTAAAGAAGGCAAAAGATGAGATCGACACTCACATGGGACAAGATCACTTAGTAGATGAACATGATATTTCAAAACTTTCTTATCTTCAAAGCATTGTTTATGAGACTCTTCGATTACATCCAGCTGCTCCATTATTAATGCCTCATTTTTCTTCAGAAGATTTTACAATTGAAAAATATAATATCCCAAAAAACACAATTTTAATGGTCAATTCATGGGCCATTCATAGAGATCCAAAATTGTGGGTTGATCCTATATGTTTTAAGCCTGAGAGATTTGAGAAAGAAGGTGAGACAAATAAACTACTTTCATTTGGAATGGGAAGAAGGGCTTGTCCGGGGACAAACTTAGCCCAACGCACTGTGAGTTTGACTTTGGGCTTATTGATTCAGTGTTTTGAGTGGAAACGTATAGGTAAAGAAAAAATAGACATGACCGAAGGAAAAGGAATCACTGTGGCAAAAAAGATTCCCTTAAAAGTAATGTGCAAATTGTGTCATCCACTAAAGATTAAAGATGCTTTCTAA